One segment of Triticum aestivum cultivar Chinese Spring chromosome 2A, IWGSC CS RefSeq v2.1, whole genome shotgun sequence DNA contains the following:
- the LOC123185389 gene encoding protein phosphatase 1 regulatory subunit INH3, translating to MATRGPPPSSSSSSGSVTVTIDPSPSSSAPAAAPPPPETVVLRLKRRAKKKVSWKEGTVDNESLGRKSSKKCCIFHKEVPFDEDCSDDEADGGRRNPHGDAGEGTSGGKGGCSSSSHGHDHGHRHHH from the coding sequence ATGGCTACCCGCGGGCCGcctccgtcgtcgtcgtcgtcatccggatCCGTGACCGTGACGATcgacccctccccttcctcctccgcccccgcggccgctccgccgccgccggagacggtGGTCCTGCGGCTGAAGCGGCGGGCGAAGAAGAAGGTGTCCTGGAAGGAGGGGACCGTCGACAACGAGTCCCTCGGCCGCAAGAGCTCCAAAAAGTGCTGCATCTTCCACAAGGAGGTGCCCTTCGACGAGGACTGCAGCGACGACGAGGCGGACGGCGGCCGCCGGAATCCGCATGGGGACGCCGGGGAGGGGACCAGCGGCGGCAAGGGCGGCTGCTCTTCCTCCTCCCACGGCCATGACCACGGCCACAGACACCACCACTGA
- the LOC123185387 gene encoding probable ribonuclease P/MRP protein subunit POP5 isoform X1 translates to MVHFKNRYMVMEVFIDASRGEADPVILTQFNITKVIRDSIQLNFGECGLAASLGSLQVKYVNPVTKLCVIRVSREDHQKVWAAITMVKSIGKIPVSFNLLDVSGSIRACKKAALECEEAKFEQYKLAAGDRMTQEIIESMQSCFAKLKGLDS, encoded by the exons ATGGTTCATTTCAAGAACAGGTACATGGTGATGGAGGTCTTCATCGACGCTAGCAGAGGAGAGGCTGATCCTGTCATCCTCACCCAGTTCAACATAACCAAAGTGATCAGAGACAGCATCCAGCTCAATTTTGGGGAATGCGGCCTAGCTGCATCTCTTGGATCATTGCAAG TGAAGTATGTAAATCCTGTGACGAAGCTTTGCGTAATCCGAGTGTCGCGTGAAGATCACCAGAAAGTGTGGGCTGCTATCACAATGGTGAAGAGCATTGGGAAGATCCCAGTATCGTTCAACCTCTTGGATGTGAGTG GAAGTATCAGGGCCTGCAAGAAAGCAGCGCTGGAGTGCGAAGAAGCGAAGTTTGAGCAGTACAAGCTGGCTGCTGGTGACCGTATGACGCAGGAGATTATCGAATCCATGCAGAGTTGCTTTGCCAAACTTAAAGGATTAGATAGTTAG
- the LOC123185387 gene encoding probable ribonuclease P/MRP protein subunit POP5 isoform X2 — protein sequence MVMEVFIDASRGEADPVILTQFNITKVIRDSIQLNFGECGLAASLGSLQVKYVNPVTKLCVIRVSREDHQKVWAAITMVKSIGKIPVSFNLLDVSGSIRACKKAALECEEAKFEQYKLAAGDRMTQEIIESMQSCFAKLKGLDS from the exons ATGGTGATGGAGGTCTTCATCGACGCTAGCAGAGGAGAGGCTGATCCTGTCATCCTCACCCAGTTCAACATAACCAAAGTGATCAGAGACAGCATCCAGCTCAATTTTGGGGAATGCGGCCTAGCTGCATCTCTTGGATCATTGCAAG TGAAGTATGTAAATCCTGTGACGAAGCTTTGCGTAATCCGAGTGTCGCGTGAAGATCACCAGAAAGTGTGGGCTGCTATCACAATGGTGAAGAGCATTGGGAAGATCCCAGTATCGTTCAACCTCTTGGATGTGAGTG GAAGTATCAGGGCCTGCAAGAAAGCAGCGCTGGAGTGCGAAGAAGCGAAGTTTGAGCAGTACAAGCTGGCTGCTGGTGACCGTATGACGCAGGAGATTATCGAATCCATGCAGAGTTGCTTTGCCAAACTTAAAGGATTAGATAGTTAG
- the LOC123185387 gene encoding probable ribonuclease P/MRP protein subunit POP5 isoform X3 — MVHFKNRYMVMEVFIDASRGEADPVILTQFNITKVIRDSIQLNFGECGLAASLGSLQVKYVNPVTKLCVIRVSREDHQKVWAAITMVKSIGKIPVSFNLLDEVSGPARKQRWSAKKRSLSSTSWLLVTV; from the exons ATGGTTCATTTCAAGAACAGGTACATGGTGATGGAGGTCTTCATCGACGCTAGCAGAGGAGAGGCTGATCCTGTCATCCTCACCCAGTTCAACATAACCAAAGTGATCAGAGACAGCATCCAGCTCAATTTTGGGGAATGCGGCCTAGCTGCATCTCTTGGATCATTGCAAG TGAAGTATGTAAATCCTGTGACGAAGCTTTGCGTAATCCGAGTGTCGCGTGAAGATCACCAGAAAGTGTGGGCTGCTATCACAATGGTGAAGAGCATTGGGAAGATCCCAGTATCGTTCAACCTCTTGGAT GAAGTATCAGGGCCTGCAAGAAAGCAGCGCTGGAGTGCGAAGAAGCGAAGTTTGAGCAGTACAAGCTGGCTGCTGGTGACCGTATGA